Proteins from a genomic interval of Xiphias gladius isolate SHS-SW01 ecotype Sanya breed wild chromosome 23, ASM1685928v1, whole genome shotgun sequence:
- the mcf2a gene encoding proto-oncogene DBL isoform X4, whose translation MGPASLQEGRELEKESKEEMESYHCLLQAGSQLESILQQVTVPVSMKEVGGYIEKQVAFLSGGRGEDSSVIITLPECSAFSDIPEEALAKVFTYLTLIPRTRQPGVKFIIILDRRLDTWASIKTALARIAASFPGNLHLVLVLRPTSFFHRTVTDIGFRFSQEDFMLKMPVVMLSSVTDLLRYISENQLTSEFGGTLDYCHSDWIVLRTAIESFAVTVKDIAQMLQGFGTELAETELPVKGKAIEYLLESQTDKYRKLKDAIRSVSKEGRHLLSSLETSGKEDESQWDVKLDWETVQRLLAQLRDMELAFDGFFEKHHLKLHQYLQLVRYEQSFQELELCLDHLMAQERELSISVDTLAETEQALKRLDGLESNAQEVVARAQIIILHGHQLSASHHYAMALIMQRCNELRHYCDTLNAALKTKHSRLLHKHQLLLCLGQAQTWCDDGAYLLANQLVEKFQSKEGALVALRDIGKFLEGAPSLLSSGPDILAIEYEAVITPHLQAQIGKTFEKHAAVQQMIQNRQACLRKLADKHVRPVQLVAPRSENPPRSKSPLFSPKHVDGLKFTFDLSLPGKRGSRKSPNPRKIEVIHDYQESRSCVSYSLDGEESPDLLKRHVMRELIETERIYVEELLSVLLGYRAEMDKPALSGLLPPILRSKRDILFGNMPEIYNFHSRVFLQDLEGCLEAPEGVGACFLERKESFQMYECYCQNKPRSEALWRQFSDCAFFQECQKRLEHKLGLDSYLLKPIQRLTKYQLLLKELLKYSTDCEGTSELQGALTAMLDLLKSVNDSMHQIAITGYEGDICELGRVLMQGSFSVWISHKKGPTRMKELTRFKPMQRHLFLYERALLLCKRREEHGDGCDKTPSYSFKHCLKMTAVGITENVKGDVKKFEIWYSGREEVYVVQAPTVEVKMAWLNELRRILTNQQKLLRDEACQHGQMVERMQLSPPLSESKQQRASVSSEDTESGRSSPDPQPHSPKHKQNRRTVQMYFDLKNPLQRGMWGEKVQLLRLAFDSTFLLISQLAGSSSLGRHLRGSGGVAWRSGRFPPI comes from the exons AGGTGACTGTCCCTGTGAGCATGAAGGAGGTGGGAGGATACATAGAGAAACAGGTGGCATTTCTGTCGG GGGGCCGTGGGGAAGACTCCAGTGTCATCATCACCCTCCCTGAATGCTCAGCTTTCAGCGACATCCCAGAGGAAGCCTTGGCCAAAGTCTTTACGTACCTCACTCTCATCCCTCG aacgAGGCAACCCGGAGtcaaattcatcatcattttagaCCGTCGACTGGATACATGGGCCTCTATCAAAACTGCACTTGCCAGGATAGCA GCTTCCTTTCCTGGGAACCTCCACCTGGTCTTGGTGCTCCGACCCACCAGCTTCTTCCACCGCACTGTTACGGACATTGGCTTTCGCTTCAGCCAAGAGGACTTCATGCTCAAGATGCCA GTGGTGATGCTGAGCTCTGTCACAGACCTGCTGCGCTATATTAGTGAGAACCAGCTGACGTCAGAGTTTGGAGGCACTTTGGACTATTGTCATAGTGACTGGATTGTTTTACGAACG GCTATTGAAAGTTTTGCTGTAACAGTCAAAGACATTGCACAGATGCTACAGGGCTTTGGTACCGAGCTGGCAGAGACAGAGCTGCCCGTAAAGGGGAAGGCCATTGAGTATCTTCTTGAATCTCAAACTGACAAGTACAGGAAACTCAAG GATGCAATCAGGTCAGTGTCAAAGGAGGGTCGTCATCTTCTCTCCAGCCTGGAGACCTCTGGGAAGGAAGATGAATCCCAGTGGGATGTGAAGCTGGACTGGGAGACAGTACAGAG GCTTCTCGCCCAGCTCAGAGACATGGAGTTGGCCTTTGATGGCTTCTTTGAGAAGCATCATCTGAAACTCCATCAGTACCTGCAGTTGGTCAGATATGAACAAAGCTTTCAGGAG ctGGAGCTGTGTCTAGATCATCTGATGGCTCAGGAGAGGGAGCTGTCTATATCTGTAGACACGCTGGCTGAAACAGAACAGGCACTCAAAAGGCTGGACGGTCTGGAATCTAACGCACAG GAGGTGGTGGCTCGTGCTCAGATCATCATCCTTCATGGACACCAGCTATCAGCCAGTCACCACTACGCCATGGCTCTCATTATGCAGCGCTGCAACGAGCTGCGCCACTACTGTGATACACTCAATGCTGCTCTCAAGACCAAACACTCTCGTCTTCTGCACAAACACCAGCTGCTGCTTTGTCTTGGACAG GCCCAAACTTGGTGTGATGATGGAGCGTATCTGCTGGCCAATCAGCTGGTAGAAAAGTTCCAGTCTAAGGAGGGGGCCCTGGTTGCCTTAAGGGATATTGGGAAGTTTCTGGAGGGGGCGCCATCCTTGCTGAGCTCAGGACCTGACATCTTGGCCATTGAATATGAGGCTGTCATCACACCTCATCTGCAG GCCCAGATTGGgaaaacatttgagaagcatGCGGCAGTGCAGCAGATGATCCAGAACCGACAGGCTTGTCTGAGGAAGCTGGCCGATAAACATGTCCGACCGGTCCAACTGGTGGCCCCCAGGTCTGAAAACCCACCCCGCTCCAAGTCCCCGCTCTTCTCCCCCAAGCATG TCGATGGTTTAAAGTTCACATTCGACCTCTCTCTGCCTGGGAAGAGAGGATCCCGAAAGAGCCCCAACCCTAGAAAA ATAGAGGTGATTCATGACTACCAGGAGAGCCGGAGCTGTGTGTCATACAGTCTGGATGGAGAGGAAAGCCCAGATCTCTTGAAGCG cCATGTGATGAGGGAACTCATAGAGACCGAAAGAATCTATGTGGAGGAGCTGCTGTCGGTGCTGCTG GGTTACAGGGCTGAGATGGACAAGCCCGCTCTGTCGGGGCTTCTGCCACCAATCCTGCGCAGCAAGAGAGACATCCTCTTTGGAAACATGCCTGAGATCTACAATTTTCACAGCAG GGTCTTCCTTCAGGACCTTGAAGGATGCCTGGAGGCTCCTGAGGGTGTGGGAGCTTGTTTTCTGGAGCGG aAAGAGAGTTTCCAAATGTATGAATGCTACTGTCAGAATAAGCCACGCTCTGAGGCGCTGTGGAGACAATTCTCAGACTGTGCCTTCTTTCAG GAATGTCAAAAAAGGCTGGAGCACAAACTGGGCCTGGATTCCTACCTGTTGAAACCGATCCAACGCCTCACGAAATACCAGCTGCTGCTTAAG gaGCTGCTAAAATATAGTACAGATTGTGAGGGGACTTCTGAACTGCAGGGGGCACTCACGGCCATGCTGGACCTGCTCAAATCAGTCAATGACTCCATGCATCAGATAGCCATCACAGGATATGAG GGTGACATTTGCGAGCTGGGCCGTGTGTTGATGCAGGGCTCGTTCAGTGTGTGGATCAGCCATAAGAAAGGTCCCACACGCATGAAGGAGCTGACTCGCTTCAAGCCAATGCAGAGACACCTCTTCTTGTACGAGAGAGCTCTGCTCCTCTGCAAGCGGAGGGAGGAGCATGGAGACGGCTGCGACAAGACCCCCTCGTACAGCTTCAAGCACTGTCTAAAG ATGACTGCTGTGGGGATCACAGAGAACGTCAAGGGAGATGTGAAAAAGTTCGAGATCTGGTACAGTGGCAGGGAGGAAGTGTACGTGGTTCAG GCTCCTACAGTGGAAGTGAAGATGGCATGGCTCAATGAGCTGCGCAGAATCTTAACTAACCAGCAGAAGCTGCTTAGAg ATGAAGCATGTCAACATGGCCAAATGGTTGAACGCATGCAGCTTTCTCCACCACTCTCTGAGAG caAGCAGCAGAGGGCATCAGTGAGCTCAGAGGACACAGAGTCGGGGAGGAGCAGTCCAGACCCCCAGCCTCACTCCCCTAAACACAAGCAGAACCGCAGGA CAGTTCAGATGTACTTTGACCTGAAGAACCCTTTACAGCGAGGAATGTGGGGGGAAAAGGTCCAGCTACTGAGATTAGCTTTTGATTCTACCTTCTTGTTAATTTCCCA GTTGGCCGGGAGCTCATCACTCGGTAGACATCTGCGAGGGTCTGGAGGAGTGGCCTGGAGGTCGGGACGCTTTCCACCCATCTGA